The window gatgctgctgtAAAGCAGTTCAAAACAACAATTCTAAGTACACAGAGACCAAAAACGAAACCAAAGGTGCAGTTGACGCAGTGACAGAAAAGACTCAATTGTTTACATGATGGCACACCCATCAAGAAGCTGCCAAAAATGCAGATCAAAAATAGTGCATTATTTCCTGTTTGCAGAATAACTCAAAGTGAAGCCAGACTGAAACATCTTACACTTAAAAACTTTCAAATAATGGGAAGTTCAGGCATGGTGACCAATTTTAAATAAGTATTGAACTCTGAAGTTAAGCTGGATTGGTGTCTTTTTCTGTGTGGTAGTATGTTTCCGAAATTCCATTAGTGCAGGTGATGCCAACAGGctaaacaaaacagaataaaatggacTCTGTGGAGGAAGCTGCCAGAGTACAAGTTGTTAGCTAAACAGAGGAGCATATTTACTAACAGACTGAGACAAGCGCGTTGCTCCAATGAGTGCTATGCGAGGTCAGCCATCGGTCTCTATAATGAGTCACCCCTCTGCTCTGCTGATGAGGTACCATCACCTCGGTGTGCTGAACGGTATTGAGCTGGTGACTAACATCCTGTACTTTGAAACTGTAACCGAGAAGTATGTGCAATACACTTAAGACAATACCtacacttttttcatttatggTTAATTCTTGTGTAGTTTCACCATGTTAGTACACTTAAGAATTATAGTTAACTCTTATGTGTATATCGGTGCCCAGTTTGTCTGCTGCTTTTGTACCCTGCAATTTCCATCAGGATAAATAgtttatgttgtgtgctgtaaTTCTATATTTAGTAATGTGAAGCTGAATTTCGCTGCCAGCAGTTAGTTAAGAGCGCTGAAAtaagaaaagtattaaaaatgtaaagcaaagcAGTCCCGTGGGGACAATACCAATGCCTCCAGCACAGGCGTCAGTGTTCATCCACACCCTTTAGTGAGCTTTTATCCAAATGAAGTACCGCAGAGAGCCGGTGTAATGACGCAGGAACCAGAAAGACCAAAGCGCATGTTGGCGAAGCTGTAGCACGACGTATTGCATtgcaaaatttaataaaaaccttAAGGAGTTTATTTATGGACTTGGAAAAAATGCCTTACAGTCCATGCCTGCGGTGCGCTCAGGTATCAATGGGCCTACGCGGTGTCCTCGGTGCACACTAAAGGTGACTCTGTCCTCGGCCCTACTTACTGTAAATATACCTGCCATGGCTACCAGCATTCCTCGATCGACTTGAACAGAGCAGGAACAACAATCAACGACACTCCCTCTAAAACCAGCAAGGTAACCACGCGACGCTCCGAGGCAAAGGCCACGTTAAACTCTGTCATACATACATGaaaaggagtaaaaaaaaaaaaaaaaaatacacggaGTTCGAGCTACCGCTTAGTTAAAACGCAGTTCAACGCCGAAGTGCAATCAGAGAAATAATCAGCAACCAAACACGCACCAGGGAGCAGCTTGCAGACGGGCTTAAACAGGTTTCGATTTACCTTCAAAAAACAACATACACACCACATTGTTCGATTAACCTTAAAAACAACACCACACCGCTTAAAAAAAAACACCGTAGGCGTAACAGCACAAAGCAGCGACTGTAAACGCAATTACTCTTAAGACATCTAGAAAATTCTTAGTTTAAACAACCATCCTGCAATCCGCACTTCAAAACAGGAAGCCAGCATGACGAGCCCAACAGATTCAATCCGGGTTTCATTGTTGACGGCCATATAGGGGGGCGACTCAATAACAGCTTCCGATTAAAAACAATACTCACCGTTAAACGCGAATTTATGTTTCTCGATGACAGAATCCCCAACACGTACAAGGGTGTCGAAAGATTTGTTTCCATTACGGATACGTGAGCAGGGTAATCCGGCCGATCGAAATAAGTAGGCCGCAATAAGCTCCTCTGTTTCCTGCGCCAGCTGGGCGTCAGCAGCAGGCGTAAATCCGGGCTGACTGCTGTCCATTGGGCTAGAAGGCGTCTCCGGAGATGCTGGAAGAGAGCCATCTGCATTTGAGCTCTCGGCCGAGAACAGGAGATTTTTTAAGCAATTCTTCGACGAGGACTTGTGAAGCTGCGAGACTGAATCGACCTCATCCAAACAATCGTCTAGCTCGCCTTCATCCAGCTGCACCGACATCATTTGCGTGCTTCCCGTAAAGTCAGCCCCCTTCGCAAGATGCAGGGCATCGTGCTTAAAAACGCCATTCAAACCCGACGGTCCAGAGCAGTATAACATCTGGACTAGGCTGGTAGCGGGGCTGCGGTTCATAGTTGCAAGCG of the Erpetoichthys calabaricus chromosome 2, fErpCal1.3, whole genome shotgun sequence genome contains:
- the mcl1b gene encoding induced myeloid leukemia cell differentiation protein Mcl-1b, which encodes MNPALATMNRSPATSLVQMLYCSGPSGLNGVFKHDALHLAKGADFTGSTQMMSVQLDEGELDDCLDEVDSVSQLHKSSSKNCLKNLLFSAESSNADGSLPASPETPSSPMDSSQPGFTPAADAQLAQETEELIAAYLFRSAGLPCSRIRNGNKSFDTLVRVGDSVIEKHKFAFNGMLRKLNISQEGDMGFMTPVAESIFSDGVINWGRVVSLVAFGAVVAKHLKQVNLERCIRPLADQISTFLLTRQKDWIVNNRAWEGFVEFFRIEDPEAGIRQALITFAGMAGIGAGIAYLIR